The proteins below are encoded in one region of Sminthopsis crassicaudata isolate SCR6 chromosome 1, ASM4859323v1, whole genome shotgun sequence:
- the BHLHE22 gene encoding LOW QUALITY PROTEIN: class E basic helix-loop-helix protein 22 (The sequence of the model RefSeq protein was modified relative to this genomic sequence to represent the inferred CDS: deleted 1 base in 1 codon), with amino-acid sequence MTVILNSRDHGPPSGAPKFITPPTRFSGCTDPAAAPQTGSLNESVVFTRLVDGSANLLEVNPSKINGGKKSRFGSLHQQRLRLRLRLRVPPSHPHHARLRLWKRSLHLNAAAVGEEDLFLHKTLSAASAKRLETAFRSTPPGDGPVFGASAAAAATAGLHHPSPLPPPRDRQASSSSSPLGCFEPVDPEGGGLLLPPPGGSGGSSGGGGGVGVPGLLVGSTGVGGDPSLNSLPAGAALCLKYGESTSRSSVAESSGGEQSPDDDSDGRCELVLRGGGSEPRASPGGGGVGGPGGAKAAEGCSNNHHHGGGGGPPGGPGGGGGSSGSSKKSKEQKALRLNINARERRRMHDLNDALDELRAVIPYAHSPSVRKLSKIATLLLAKNYILMQAQALEEMRRLVAYLNQGQAISAASLPSSAAAAAAAAAALHPALGAYEQAAGYPFSAGLPPAGSCPEKCALFNSVSSSLCKQCTEKP; translated from the exons CGGCTGGTTGATGGGTCCGCAAATCTCTTAGAGGTGAATCCAAGCAAGATAAACGGTGGGAAGAAGAGCCGGTTTGGCTCACTGCATCAGCAGCGGCtgcggctccggctccggctccgggtCCCTCCCTCTCACCCTCATCATGCCCGGCTGCG GCTATGGAAGCGCAGTCTGCACCTTAACGCTGCGGCTGTTGGT GAAGAGGACCTGTTTCTGCACAAAACCCTGAGCGCAGCCTCAGCCAAGCGTCTGGAGACGGCTTTCCGCTCCACGCCCCCCGGGGATGGACCTGTCTTTGGCGCCTCCGCCGCCGCAGCAGCAACCGCCGGCCTCCACCACCCGTCGCCGCTGCCACCGCCCCGGGACCGCCAGGCGTCGTCCTCCTCGTCGCCCCTGGGTTGCTTCGAACCTGTCGACCCGGAGGGGGGAGGGTTGTTGCTGCCGCCaccgggcg gaagCGGTGGCAgcagtggaggaggaggaggggtggGGGTCCCCGGGTTATTGGTGGGCTCCACTGGAGTCGGGGGAGACCCCAGCCTGAATAGCCTGCCTGCCGGAGCAGCCCTGTGCCTCAAGTACGGCGAAAGCACCAGCCGTAGCTCGGTAGCAGAGAGTAGCGGTGGCGAACAGAGCCCCGACGACGACAGCGACGGGCGCTGCGAGCTGGTGCTTCGTGGTGGTGGGAGCGAACCCCGGGCCTCCCCAGGAGGAGGGGGAGTGGGGGGTCCCGGGGGCGCCAAAGCAGCTGAGGGCTGCTCCAATAATCACCACCACGGTGGTGGTGGCGGCCCCCCGGGGGGTCCGGGAGGCGGTGGGGGCAGCAGTGGCAGCAGCAAGAAATCCAAAGAACAGAAGGCGCTGCGGCTCAATATTAACGCCCGCGAGCGGCGGCGAATGCACGACCTGAACGACGCGCTGGACGAGCTGCGGGCGGTGATCCCCTACGCGCATAGCCCCTCGGTGAGGAAGCTGTCCAAGATCGCTACGCTGCTGCTGGCCAAGAACTACATCCTCATGCAGGCACAGGCCCTGGAGGAGATGAGGAGGCTCGTTGCCTACCTCAACCAGGGCCAGGCCATCTCGGCTGCCTCACTGCCTAGCTCGGCCGCGGCAGCCGCAGCAGCAGCCGCTGCGCTTCATCCAGCCCTAGGCGCCTACGAGCAAGCAGCTGGCTATCCCTTTAGCGCCGGGCTTCCCCCGGCCGGCTCCTGTCCGGAGAAGTGCGCCCTTTTCAACAGCGTCTCCTCCAGCCTCTGCAAACAGTGCACGGAGaagccttaa